The genomic stretch GCGGCATACAACCAGTTGGGGTTGCTGCGTAAAATGTACACGGGTATAACTACCCAGAGCTTCGCATCGGATAATTTCCCTCACCTGTACAAACTGAAAGCCACGTGCTATGGGGAGAGCAATTTTTTGTTCCTGATTTTGCTGCTGATGCAAGTTGTAAATCAAAGTAGCCAGTTGATCACCAGGTGGCTTCTGCAGCTGATATTTACGCATGCATTTCTGTACAGCTGCCTTCAGTTCTGCTGCAGAATAAGGTTTCAGAATATAATCCAATGCATTAAACTTAATTGCTTTTAATGCATAATTTTCATAGGCGGTAACAAAAATTACGTCAAATTGAGGGTTCTGAAAAAACTGAAACAAACTAAATCCATTCATACGCGGCATCTCGATATCCAGCATCACCAGCTGAGGCTCAAACTGATGAATGGCCTGTACGGCCTGTTCCACGCTCTGGCTTTC from Thermoflavifilum aggregans encodes the following:
- a CDS encoding LytR/AlgR family response regulator transcription factor, with the protein product MQTEKIKTLIVDDEQECIDTLKAMMKVHVPEAEVVAESQSVEQAVQAIHQFEPQLVMLDIEMPRMNGFSLFQFFQNPQFDVIFVTAYENYALKAIKFNALDYILKPYSAAELKAAVQKCMRKYQLQKPPGDQLATLIYNLHQQQNQEQKIALPIARGFQFVQVREIIRCEALGSYTRVHFTQQPQLVVCRTLKEFEFLLEDHQFFRIHQSHLINYQHIHQFVKSNRPYVIMDDGAEIEVARRRLQDFIQLISGADR